In a single window of the Pseudomonadota bacterium genome:
- the lepB gene encoding signal peptidase I has product MTVRGGGSAMRAPLRRCWGGYARWRRRRLLRRDAGLLLRETRRLLRRYGHRLKETAGDRVLKAADALRQARDGDDLECFAERLGELDELLDKHLAFGRKSTLREYAESIGVAVLIALLLRAFVVEAFKIPSGSMIPTLRVGDHIFVSKFIYGVRVPWTHLKFFTASPARGEIIVFIFPGDESKDFIKRVVAVAGDTVELRLDGPFVNGLRVDGHVIERRPVDRACAYLDVEEGQASGETRECRAFIEQNDGQRHYVLKHVVDQGSAELPLEEYWADPRCRFRERLLRPFRVPEGHVFVMGDNRDNSQDGRCWGFLPLENIKGKALFIWWSRSTAEGIRWRRLFRPVHGLRRDEPLTIAAPPEEARAPQPPAGLLR; this is encoded by the coding sequence ATGACGGTGAGGGGCGGCGGTAGCGCGATGCGGGCGCCGCTGAGACGCTGTTGGGGTGGCTACGCGCGCTGGCGGCGGCGGCGCTTGTTGCGGCGCGATGCGGGCTTGCTGCTCAGGGAGACGCGGCGCTTGCTGCGCCGCTATGGCCATCGGCTCAAGGAGACGGCGGGCGACCGGGTGCTCAAGGCGGCCGACGCGCTCCGGCAGGCGCGTGACGGCGACGACCTCGAGTGCTTCGCCGAGCGGCTCGGTGAGCTCGACGAGCTGCTCGACAAGCATCTGGCCTTCGGCCGCAAGTCAACCTTGCGCGAATACGCCGAGAGCATCGGCGTCGCCGTGCTGATCGCCCTCCTGTTGCGGGCCTTCGTCGTCGAAGCGTTCAAGATTCCGAGCGGGTCGATGATTCCGACGCTGCGTGTCGGTGACCATATCTTCGTCAGCAAGTTCATCTACGGCGTGCGCGTGCCCTGGACGCACCTCAAGTTCTTCACCGCCTCGCCCGCGCGCGGCGAAATCATCGTCTTCATCTTTCCCGGCGATGAGAGCAAGGACTTCATCAAGCGAGTGGTCGCCGTCGCCGGCGACACGGTGGAGCTGCGCCTCGACGGACCCTTCGTCAACGGACTCCGTGTCGACGGGCATGTCATCGAGCGAAGGCCGGTCGACCGCGCGTGCGCCTATCTCGACGTCGAAGAGGGCCAAGCGAGCGGCGAGACGCGGGAATGCCGCGCCTTCATCGAGCAGAACGACGGGCAGCGCCATTATGTGCTCAAGCATGTTGTCGACCAGGGGTCGGCCGAGCTGCCCCTCGAGGAGTATTGGGCCGATCCGCGCTGTCGCTTTCGCGAGCGGCTGCTGCGGCCCTTCCGGGTGCCCGAGGGGCACGTCTTCGTGATGGGGGACAATCGCGACAACAGCCAGGACGGGCGCTGCTGGGGCTTCCTGCCGCTGGAGAACATCAAGGGCAAGGCGCTCTTCATCTGGTGGTCGCGGTCGACCGCCGAGGGAATTCGCTGGCGGCGGCTCTTTCGTCCAGTGCACGGCCTGCGCCGCGACGAGCCGCTGACCATCGCCGCGCCGCCGGAAGAAGCCCGCGCCCCGCAGCCGCCCGCCGGACTGCTAAGGTAG
- the ybeY gene encoding rRNA maturation RNase YbeY, whose product MRRRIVRISSASVSTERSAEWTVWLTDDDEIRALNQRFRGQDRTTDVLSFPLGPWPAELAELAGGPTELLLGDVFISVEQAERQAPERELEPELLRLVVHGLCHLRGHDHQRAGDARRMRLAEEELLAAIGVELGLVTRAARVARAALLAVAALAAAGSACASGQRKLDTLDAPARARFSACQADVLRQLCPAGQAPADGDCSEHAASIYAGEEPTERRRWLIDLGCSREALDGAERALRRSRTD is encoded by the coding sequence TTGAGGCGCCGGATCGTCCGGATATCAAGCGCCTCGGTCTCAACTGAGCGCAGTGCCGAGTGGACCGTCTGGCTGACCGACGACGACGAGATCCGAGCGCTGAATCAGCGCTTCCGCGGCCAAGACCGGACGACTGACGTGCTCTCGTTTCCACTCGGCCCGTGGCCCGCGGAGCTCGCGGAGCTGGCGGGCGGGCCAACTGAGCTGCTGCTCGGTGACGTCTTCATCTCGGTCGAGCAGGCCGAACGCCAGGCTCCAGAGCGCGAGCTGGAGCCGGAGCTGCTGCGTCTCGTCGTGCATGGCCTCTGCCACCTGCGCGGCCATGACCATCAGCGGGCCGGTGACGCGCGCCGCATGCGGCTGGCGGAGGAGGAGCTGCTGGCGGCGATTGGAGTCGAGCTCGGGCTCGTGACGCGTGCGGCTCGGGTCGCGCGCGCTGCGCTGCTAGCGGTTGCCGCGCTCGCAGCAGCAGGCAGCGCTTGTGCGAGCGGCCAGCGTAAGCTGGACACGCTCGATGCGCCCGCGCGCGCCCGCTTCTCCGCGTGCCAGGCGGACGTCTTGCGGCAGCTCTGCCCCGCAGGTCAAGCGCCCGCCGACGGCGACTGCAGCGAGCACGCCGCGTCGATCTACGCGGGCGAGGAGCCGACGGAGCGCCGGCGCTGGCTGATCGACCTTGGGTGCTCTCGCGAGGCACTCGACGGCGCCGAGCGCGCGCTCCGCCGGAGCCGGACTGACTAG
- the lepA gene encoding elongation factor 4, protein MPLDLIRNFSIIAHIDHGKSTLADRLLEACGALQERERREQFLDQMELERERGITIKAQTVRLHYNARDGQRYLLNLIDTPGHVDFQYEVSRSLAACEGALLVVDATQGVEAQTVANVYLAVDQGLEVFPVLNKMDLASADAERVKAQIEEMLGLPADDAVAVSAKEGRGIAEVLEAIVKLVPPPVADRAAPLQALVFDSWYDSFRGVVMLVRVKAGTLRQGERVALWSTKSAYQVQEIGVFTPHYTKVEVLPAGEVGVIVAGIKEIGEARVGDTLTHEARPCSAALPGFKEIKPVVFAGLFPSDSHAYGDLREALGKLALNDASFTYETETSEALGFGFRCGFLGLLHMEIVQERLEREFDLDLVVTAPSVRYRCQLVDGEVVEIDNPSRIPDPGRLTAVEEPIITATVHSPQEYVGPILRLCEDKRGVQKSLSYPSKERVVVVYELPLGEVVTDFYDRLKSATRGYASLDYELAGFRGSDLVRLDILVNGDRLDALSMVCHRDVAYYRGRELCRKLKDLIPRQMFEVAIQAALGSRVVARTTVKALRKNVTAKCYGGDITRKRKLLERQKEGKRRMKQVGSVEIPQAAFLAVLKLDDGEGRR, encoded by the coding sequence ATGCCCCTCGACCTCATTCGCAACTTCTCGATCATCGCGCACATCGATCACGGCAAGAGCACGCTGGCCGATCGCTTGCTCGAGGCCTGCGGTGCGCTGCAGGAGCGCGAGCGGCGCGAGCAGTTCCTCGATCAGATGGAGCTCGAGCGCGAGCGCGGCATCACGATCAAGGCGCAGACGGTGCGACTGCACTACAACGCGCGTGACGGCCAGCGCTATTTGCTCAACTTGATCGACACGCCCGGCCACGTCGATTTTCAGTATGAGGTCTCGCGGAGCCTGGCCGCCTGCGAGGGCGCGTTGCTCGTCGTCGATGCGACGCAGGGGGTCGAGGCTCAGACCGTCGCCAACGTCTACCTCGCGGTCGATCAGGGGCTCGAGGTCTTCCCCGTGCTCAACAAGATGGACCTGGCCAGCGCTGATGCCGAGCGGGTCAAAGCGCAGATCGAGGAGATGCTCGGGCTTCCGGCCGACGACGCGGTGGCCGTCAGCGCCAAGGAGGGGCGAGGGATCGCCGAGGTCCTGGAGGCGATCGTCAAGCTCGTCCCGCCGCCCGTGGCGGATCGCGCGGCACCCCTGCAGGCGCTCGTCTTCGATAGCTGGTACGACAGCTTCCGTGGTGTGGTGATGCTCGTGCGCGTCAAGGCCGGCACCCTGCGCCAGGGTGAGCGCGTCGCGCTTTGGTCGACGAAGAGCGCCTATCAGGTGCAGGAGATCGGCGTCTTCACGCCGCACTACACCAAGGTCGAGGTGCTCCCCGCTGGCGAGGTCGGCGTGATCGTCGCCGGGATCAAGGAGATCGGCGAGGCCCGCGTGGGCGACACGCTGACGCACGAGGCGCGGCCTTGTTCAGCCGCGCTGCCGGGCTTCAAGGAGATCAAGCCCGTCGTCTTCGCCGGGTTGTTCCCCAGCGACTCCCACGCCTACGGAGATCTGCGCGAGGCGCTGGGCAAGCTGGCGCTCAACGACGCTTCCTTTACCTACGAGACCGAGACCTCGGAGGCGCTGGGTTTCGGCTTTCGCTGCGGCTTCCTCGGCCTGCTGCACATGGAGATCGTGCAGGAGCGGCTGGAGCGGGAGTTCGATCTCGACCTGGTGGTGACGGCACCGTCGGTGCGCTATCGCTGCCAGCTCGTCGACGGCGAGGTGGTCGAAATCGACAACCCGTCGCGGATCCCCGACCCGGGTCGTCTGACCGCCGTGGAAGAGCCGATTATCACGGCGACGGTGCATAGCCCCCAGGAATACGTCGGTCCGATCCTGCGCCTCTGCGAGGACAAGCGCGGGGTACAGAAGTCACTGAGCTATCCGTCGAAGGAGCGCGTGGTGGTGGTCTACGAGCTGCCGCTCGGCGAGGTCGTGACCGACTTCTATGATCGACTGAAGAGCGCCACGCGCGGCTACGCTTCGCTCGATTACGAGCTGGCCGGCTTCCGCGGCAGCGACCTGGTGCGGCTCGACATCCTCGTCAACGGCGACCGGCTCGACGCGCTGTCGATGGTCTGCCACCGCGACGTCGCGTACTATCGAGGTCGGGAGCTCTGTCGCAAGCTGAAGGATCTGATCCCGCGTCAGATGTTCGAGGTCGCGATCCAGGCCGCGCTGGGCAGCCGGGTGGTCGCGCGTACCACCGTCAAGGCGCTGCGCAAGAACGTCACCGCGAAGTGCTATGGCGGCGACATCACGCGCAAGCGAAAGCTGCTCGAGCGCCAGAAGGAAGGGAAGCGGCGCATGAAACAGGTCGGCAGCGTCGAGATCCCCCAGGCGGCCTTCCTCGCCGTGCTCAAGCTCGATGACGGTGAGGGGCGGCGGTAG
- a CDS encoding prepilin-type N-terminal cleavage/methylation domain-containing protein yields MATTGGFTLIEVMMVVVIIGVLATLSLVGYQRHLRSGRLVAAQEFVSRIQAREESYFQQWGTYVGTSAGFYPPLGGAGAEPTAKPWTAIPAEWVTLGARPESDTSYFAYSVVASNPAGGHALDAIAPLLGIPAQPTAGGPLDPHAWYYVIGHGDLNGDASYATGGCAGGPLGISNCTIVASSSARGSIVRWNEGE; encoded by the coding sequence GTGGCCACGACCGGCGGCTTCACCCTGATCGAAGTGATGATGGTCGTCGTGATCATCGGCGTGCTGGCCACGCTCTCACTCGTCGGCTACCAGCGCCACCTCCGGTCGGGGCGACTCGTCGCTGCGCAGGAGTTCGTGTCGCGCATCCAGGCTCGCGAGGAATCCTACTTCCAGCAGTGGGGCACCTACGTCGGCACCTCGGCGGGCTTTTATCCCCCGCTCGGCGGCGCTGGCGCGGAACCCACCGCCAAGCCCTGGACCGCGATTCCCGCGGAGTGGGTAACCCTCGGGGCGCGCCCCGAGTCCGACACCAGCTACTTCGCCTACTCCGTCGTGGCCAGCAACCCGGCGGGCGGTCACGCGCTCGACGCGATAGCGCCGCTGCTTGGCATTCCGGCGCAACCGACCGCGGGCGGCCCCCTCGACCCCCACGCCTGGTACTACGTGATCGGCCACGGGGACCTCAATGGCGATGCCAGCTACGCGACTGGCGGCTGTGCCGGCGGTCCGCTCGGCATCAGCAACTGCACGATCGTGGCCTCGAGCAGCGCGCGCGGCTCGATCGTGCGCTGGAACGAGGGTGAGTGA
- a CDS encoding sigma-54-dependent Fis family transcriptional regulator — MSTAASILVVEDERSMREFLQILLRRQSYEVTAVDGGAEACELLAQREFALVITDLSMPQVGGLEVLRRAKHEHPATEVVMITAFASAETAIEAMKAGAYDYLTKPFKVDEVLVTLERALEKRRLVRDNQVLRQQLSDRFHLDQLIGRSAPMQRVFELVRRVAPSRASVLISGESGTGKELLARAIHALSERHERSFVAVNCGAIPEALLESELFGHVRGAFTGAFGNKEGLFTAADGGTLFLDEIAELTTALQVKLLRALQERTIKPVGSNSERAVDVRILAASNRNLERAIRDGSFRSDLYYRLNVIAVELPPLRQRRTDIPLLAEHFVRKHAAEAGRPIRGLDAAALARLCDYDFPGNVRELENLIERAVTLTAGDEIGVAVLPELRPAAFAGDGPDVGDATLPADGLDLDAHIGTIERALLQQALDRTAGTRTEAAQLLRLSLRSLRYRLAKYSLAGEADTPKP; from the coding sequence ATGAGCACCGCAGCCAGCATCCTCGTGGTCGAGGACGAGCGCTCGATGCGCGAGTTCCTGCAGATCCTGCTACGACGGCAATCGTACGAGGTGACAGCCGTCGATGGCGGTGCCGAGGCCTGCGAGCTCCTCGCCCAACGCGAATTCGCTCTCGTCATCACCGATCTCAGCATGCCCCAGGTCGGAGGACTCGAGGTCCTGCGTCGTGCCAAGCACGAGCATCCGGCGACGGAGGTCGTGATGATCACCGCCTTCGCCAGCGCCGAAACGGCGATCGAGGCGATGAAGGCCGGCGCCTACGACTACCTGACCAAGCCCTTCAAGGTCGATGAGGTGCTCGTCACCCTCGAGCGCGCGCTGGAGAAGCGGCGGCTCGTGCGCGACAATCAGGTGCTGCGCCAACAGCTCAGCGACCGCTTTCACCTCGATCAGCTGATCGGCCGATCGGCACCGATGCAGCGGGTCTTCGAGCTCGTCCGCCGGGTCGCACCGAGCCGTGCGAGCGTCCTGATCAGCGGCGAATCCGGCACCGGGAAGGAGCTCCTGGCGCGGGCCATACATGCGCTGAGCGAGCGTCACGAGCGCAGCTTCGTCGCCGTCAACTGCGGCGCGATTCCCGAGGCGCTGCTCGAGAGCGAGCTCTTCGGCCACGTACGTGGGGCGTTCACCGGCGCCTTCGGCAACAAGGAGGGGCTCTTCACCGCTGCCGACGGCGGCACGCTCTTTCTCGACGAGATCGCTGAGCTGACGACCGCTCTCCAGGTCAAGCTGCTGCGCGCGCTGCAGGAGCGGACGATCAAGCCCGTCGGCAGCAATAGCGAGCGCGCGGTCGACGTGCGCATCCTCGCCGCCAGCAACCGCAACCTCGAGCGCGCGATCCGCGACGGATCCTTTCGCTCGGACCTCTACTACCGGCTCAACGTGATCGCGGTCGAGTTGCCGCCGCTGCGCCAGCGGCGAACGGACATCCCGCTGCTGGCCGAGCATTTCGTGCGCAAACACGCCGCGGAGGCAGGACGGCCAATTCGCGGTCTGGATGCCGCCGCGCTCGCCCGCCTCTGCGACTACGACTTCCCGGGCAACGTCCGCGAGCTGGAGAACCTGATCGAGCGCGCGGTCACGCTCACCGCGGGCGACGAGATCGGCGTCGCCGTGCTACCCGAGCTCCGTCCCGCCGCCTTTGCCGGCGATGGTCCCGATGTGGGCGACGCGACACTGCCGGCGGACGGCCTCGACCTCGACGCCCACATCGGGACCATCGAACGCGCCCTGCTGCAGCAGGCCCTCGACCGCACGGCCGGTACCCGCACCGAGGCTGCTCAGCTGCTGCGCCTCAGCCTGCGCTCGCTGCGCTACCGCTTGGCCAAGTACTCGCTCGCCGGTGAAGCCGATACGCCGAAGCCCTGA
- a CDS encoding prepilin-type N-terminal cleavage/methylation domain-containing protein: MLNRLRQRKTEGFTLIELMIVVAIIGILAAVAIPAFVKYLRKSKTVEATEGLDKLKVGATQYFQADHYDSDGNIAPKSFPTSGAATTSPATACCAQATAPKCTPATADWASSPWHELHFGLTDPHYYQWYWDTSATSSASVYTAKAIGDLDCDTTQSSFEIRGHVDTEGGVTVKGPIISNEIE; the protein is encoded by the coding sequence ATGCTGAACAGACTCAGACAACGGAAGACAGAGGGGTTCACCCTCATCGAGCTGATGATCGTCGTCGCGATCATCGGCATCTTGGCGGCGGTCGCCATCCCGGCCTTCGTCAAGTACCTGCGCAAGTCGAAGACGGTCGAGGCCACCGAGGGTCTCGACAAGCTGAAGGTCGGCGCGACGCAGTACTTCCAGGCCGACCACTACGACAGTGACGGTAACATCGCGCCCAAGTCCTTCCCGACCTCCGGCGCCGCGACCACCTCGCCGGCCACGGCCTGCTGCGCCCAGGCCACCGCCCCGAAGTGCACGCCCGCCACCGCCGACTGGGCCAGCTCGCCCTGGCATGAGCTGCACTTCGGCCTGACCGACCCGCACTACTATCAGTGGTACTGGGACACGTCCGCCACCAGCTCGGCCTCGGTCTACACCGCAAAGGCGATCGGCGACTTGGACTGCGACACGACCCAGTCGAGCTTCGAGATCCGCGGTCACGTCGACACCGAGGGCGGCGTAACGGTCAAGGGCCCGATCATCAGCAACGAGATCGAGTGA